The segment AGAATCCCGAACGCCAGGAGCACGCCGAATACCGCGCCGGAGGCACCGATCGTCGGGATCGCGTATGTTGAACCCTGCGAAATCACATTGATGATGAAGATCGATAATCCCGCGCCCGTCCCGCAAAAAAGGTAATACGCGAGGAAGCGGCGGGGGCCCCACGTCTGTTCGATCGGCAATCCGAAGATCAGGAGCGCGTACATATTGAAGAAAATATGCGCGAATCCAAAGGGGTTATGCAGGAACATATAGGAAAATATCTGCCAGACATACCCGCTCTCGACGACCAGTGCGGGAATCAATCCCAGGTAAAACGTCATTACCGGCGTCTGCCCGCCCTGACCGTTGATCGAATACGCATACTGGTAGGAGATGGTGAGC is part of the Spirochaetota bacterium genome and harbors:
- a CDS encoding rhomboid family intramembrane serine protease, giving the protein MKGWVFKLIGINVVVFLIQMLTISYQYAYSINGQGGQTPVMTFYLGLIPALVVESGYVWQIFSYMFLHNPFGFAHIFFNMYALLIFGLPIEQTWGPRRFLAYYLFCGTGAGLSIFIINVISQGSTYAIPTIGASGAVFGVLLAFGIL